GCTGAATCTTTTGCATCATCTGCAGTTGTTACCAAGAAGGGCAACTTCAACCTTACTGCATTCAACACCTGGACATCCTCTGCAGCAACCTGCATACATAACCAATTAGTGGAAATATAACTTTGTTAAGCAACTAGCATATAGAATAAATTTAGCATGATTGGATATAAGACAAGGCCACTAAACAGATCCAATCaattaagaaaaaaataagaaGATCGTGAAAGCAGAAAGACAAAAGTCCTTGGGTGATAAGAACCTCAGCTTTAAGAGATTTGACTAAGGCCCTTATAAAGTTTCTGATTTAATTAGACTAGTAGTATCTAGGTACTTATTCAAAAACTTAGCACTTTAGATTAGAGGTTAATTTATCCAAAAGTAAAATGTAAGTCGTTTAGTCTTTCTCATGTCTTTTCAGCAACATTTAACTATTTTAACTGCAATACACATAAGAACCATACTAGTTAATCAGAAGTCCTAAAGTCCAATTACACCAATTGGATCAGTTCCGTGCAATCTCGTATGTTGTTTAGCATTCATTTTAAGGAGATGTATGGATGGatccaagggtgtggcctagcgGTCAATGAGTGGGTGGAGGATGAGAATCATGAGGTCTCCAGTTCAAATCCCAGCGGAGGCAAAAGATACTAGGTGATTTTCTTCCCATATGCTCAAGCTTTGGTGGGCAGAGTTACCCGGTACCTGCGCTGGTTGAAGGCAGCAGGTACCCAGTGGAATAGTCAAGGTGCATGCAAGTTGGCCCAGACTCCACtgtcattaaaaaaaattaagagatgtATGCATACAATATGTTCGCACTGCTGAATAAAATACTTGCATCCCTCTGCATCTCAGATATTGTTTAAGAGACCGAATAAAGAAGATGCCTCATGACAAAAGCAATAGCCAGAGAAAACTGGGAAGCTAATGAAAAGCTCTACATGACATCAAGTATGATTCTGGTAGATCAGAGCGTTACAAATTGGAACTTCATGTAAACTACCACAATTCTGTAACATTTTAaacatgttttaagttttctttgTCATGCCCTGAAGATCTTTTATATGTTTTAAGGTAAATATAATTTTAGAAATGTGACACTATTCTGAATTGTTACAAGCAACCAATGAACGTGATTATATCAATTACAATAATAAACTAACATAAATGAGGAGAGATAGAAGTTTGACACTCACCAAAAAAGATGGAAAGAAGGGAGAAATTATCATGATTAACCAACGGTCATTAGAAGTTACCTCTATCATGCCAGTTTTCATCTTTTTGTTGACAGATTCAGCTGGTCTAGGCCGAACAACACCTTCAATGGCAACCACATACTCAAGTCTCAGATCTCTCACAGTAGAATGAGCCTCAGGAAAATCATCAGGAAGTGTTGTAATCTGAAATTAAGAGTTCCATCACCAACTAAGACCAACATATTTACATCAAGATAACACAAGCAAACTTTGAGAAATTTCAATTTTAAGAGAAGAATGTCAGTCAATCAACTTTGCATCAATTCAAACTACTTGCCAGCGTATAAATTTCTATAACCATTCCACTCTATTCAGGTCTCATTTCATTCAACTACTAAAGGGGTTCCTTAAAGATAACACGGTAAACTTAGAGAAAAATCAATTTCCATAACGATACACAAAGGTAAATAAAGATAAAAGCTCGTAAAGACGTGACGTTTCCATATAAAAATGGGGAAAACAGACAACCAATCAAACTACGCCTCAATTGAAAACTAGTTGTCTCCACATAAATATAAAAGCTTCAAAGGATGTGGCATTCCCACAATATATGAATGGAAATAACAATCAATCAACTATGTCTCAAGGAAAAAATGTGACACTTGACCGTTGTTATCAATCAATCAACTAAGCCTCGATAAAATGGGAATTATTAAATAATAAGCAAAGTCAAAatgagaggaaaaaaaaaggtaACAATCAGTTGTCTGTAAATATCAGAATAATAATTGCATAAATAACCTGAACAATTCCAGATTGGTCTCTAAGATTGAGGAAAGTAAGACCGCCGTGGATGCGATGAAGGGCGACCCACCCACAAAGCTTAACCCGTTTACCCACATCGTTTTCGGACAATTCACCACAGTAGTGGTTCCTACTTACCCATTGAAGCCCATCAGTTGTTGAAATTTTGGTGTTCGGAACAACAACTGTTTCAGTGGAAGAAAGAGGACTAGTGGCACAagtagaagaagaaagagggCGGCAGTTGATAAGTGAAGTAGTGGGGGTAAGGGTAATGGGGGTGTTGTGGTGGAAATTAAGGTAGAATAAACGTAGAGGTGAAGGTTTGGAACGAAGGGCTATGGTTGGTAAGGAACGAAATAAGAGGGACATGGCGGATTTGTGGATAATACAATACAGGCCTGGTTTCAGGTTTCTTCAAGAAGATTGAATTCAATCTGATTTGCTTCtacgattttattttatttttcttgtttggAGGGCCAAAATTGTATCTTCGATTTGTTTTACAATTTTACCCTTCCTTCGCCTATAACATCCCTAAACACCTTCCCATTATTTTCAAATTAAAAGTTACCCTTATGATTTCACGATTTGATTGGGTTTATAGAAGTCGTGATTTATCTCGATTTGATGggtttctaagttcagtatttcaagtgtaaattTTACAAGTTCAgtatttctaagttcagtatttcaagtgtaaaagaaatttcaaattaagaaaactgtaaagccgagaagaaaatccttaaaaaaaagaaattttttaatttgaaatttctttttttaaggatttttattggttaaagttattgttttttaattattcaagtgtaaaaaaaaaatcgagttaattgaaagctgcaaaattgcgattagcgagtatttatacgtttaagtgcacatttatagtctcatgtatatgcgtttgccttatttttgcattttaaaaaaaaaattgtgatatatttagggcttgtttggccatgaaaattgtgagtgtttgaaaaatatagtttttgttttcaaaacaactgaaaaacttaaaaaatacactttgagtaagtttaagtgtctatctggtcaccttataagtttatatgcctatcttataaaacatgccaagtttaagggtccatctaggtattgaGCCTTAACGATTTGATTGGGTTTTATAGAAGTGATTTATCTTGATTTGATGGGTTTTATAGAAAGTCATGGCTAAGGTCCGTTTGGGCAtcagaatttttcactttttttcccgaaaaaaaaaaaacactactttatttgaaaattagtgtttggccataaaaattttaaatataactttaatttcactttttttactttgagtacattcaaacaaccaaatattttttgcaaaaactataaccaaatacaactcatcttcaactccaactttaaaattccaaataaagtgaaaaatatttgattttcatggccaaacgcctacttattgATCAAGGTATAACCTAAAAAAGacttagggcccgtttggccatgaaattttttcactttttttcagaaaatattttcactttatttgaaaatcaacgttttgaccatgaaaattccaaaatttgaaaaacaccaaaaaacttgttttcactttcaatacattcaaacaaccaaatattcttggcaaaaactataaccaaacacgaCTTCATCtgcaactccaactccaaaataccaaataaagtgaaaaatgtttgatttccatgaccaaacgcctacttaaaccGTCTAATCTATTCAACCTGCCCCATAAACCCCAAAAGGTCTCTCAGAGAGATCTTTCTCGTACTATTTCTAATTGAATTCAAACGAGTGTCACTATATATTGCACCTCACAATCAAAAATTTCGGCATAACTCGATCAATACGAGGAGTAATAGACGGGTATTAATTCTGTAAAGAAACTCCACTCATTTGGAAGCTACTTTCACCATGCCAcaagcaaaaataaaataatttcttCACCATATTTTTAATTTTCCGGAGTTTTAAGGAGTACATCAACATATCAAAATAAAACTAAAAATGTACTAAATGGAGATCACGTCATTTATAGAATATTTTTTCCCTAAAGAAAGTTAAAATACCACTAGAATATATCATTTTTCATAAGTGAAAAAGGATTTTTCATCCAAACAAAATGGTGGAAAATTTTAAATTCTCAAATCTTTCGAATAAAGATGGTGAAGTTTTTTCACACAACTCTAACTTCTCAAATCTTTTTATTATTTCGATAACTTTGTCAACTAGTAAAAAGGGGGGAGAATTTGAGTTTGAATGTGCTAGTGCTTTCTTGTTGCAGTTGTTCATTGTCCGTGTTAATGGCCGTTGCTATTAGATTTTGAACCTGGAGAAGGGTCAATTGCCCCGTAAAAAGATATTGAATTATATTTATTAAATAAATGTTGCAGTCATGAATGTAAAGGTAGAACGAGGGAAGAAATTAGgtgaaatttcaattttaaacTTAAATATTACAAATAACATTTTTATTATAGAGAAGATTGAAATATTTAGAATTAACATGTTTTTAATCAATGCGATTTATTATATATTTACATGTTTTGAATAATTTTTACACACATAACATTATGAGTGATTTCGAATAAACTCGTTGTAGAGACCAATTGTCAAATCCTTAACCTTAGGTAAATTGTTTGTAACAAATGAAAGTTCAAATACTAATACAATGTAATTTAACATGTTATATTGTACATGGATCAGGTAGGTTTGGGTTTTTTCAACTACCAAACCAAATTAATTATGTTGGGTTTTTAAATCgataaatcaaatcaaaccaataaaagtCCGGTTTTTCGATTTACTTGggttttgtgtgtgtgtgggggggggggggggggggggttcttcaAAAaaatcttcatacaaaacatatctTTTACTCAAATATTTCGTTAGTCCTAATAAGACAAAACCATTCACATAAGGTTCAACTAAATAGATAATGAAATagcataaaataaatattgctaattaataaggtataatgaaaatgatcatcatctaaaaatactaaggcatgctaaaataagtacaactaatgagtattaattacatgacaatgaaaaaaaataagttatgtatttttattatctaaattaacaatgcaaaactaaaaaatagatatccaacattattgacATTCTTAGTGTTAGGATTGAATTACTTTTGTTATAAGCATTAATATtaatttggttttggtttggactttatttgagttattaaCATCTATGAGCTATAAAACTTATTAGaatattcaaaattttaagtccaagcttgaaataatatatcaaaagacaaaaactatgaaaaaacttaagaaatatttataaattacattataagctaatcttttatgtataaaatatattaaaattttgTATACACATGCAATGTCGgttagtttggttcggtttgactttttttagttaaaaccaaccCAAGCCAATTATGATGAGGTTTTTTATTCTAATACCAAATCAAGTCAAAGCAAACCAttaattgagttttttttttcaatttgattCGGATTATGAATTTGATGCTGTTTATCGATTTTCTTTGTACACACCCCTAGTTATACATATTACTTACCACTTACTTTAGATATCCAATCATCAGTTCTATTAATAGAGTTAATTCCAGTAACGTTTTAATTGATATGATTGCATAAATATATTTTACCCTATATATGACTAATCACTTTCCCACTTTCCCCAATGGAGCAAAATAAATGAAAGTTTATCTGATCCCTTTTATTTCTTCCCATCTTTAATTCAAAAATCCACTTTAATCGGCTAACACAACGAACAGAAGTCACCACTTTTAATATTTTCACTCCAACGGTCCAAAAAATACATCATTCAAATACATACCTAATCCTCCCATCCTCCTAAAAAATTCAAAACTAGCCGTTACACAAAGATTTACAGCAATCTTCACCAAATCAAAACCCTCCAAGATATACTCTCAAATAATTTCACTTTCATTTCTTCATCTATTCTCTGCAAACGATTCACTTACCTTTCTTGGTATTCACTATCAGATAATTCATCAATGGCGGTTTCTTCTAACAGATCTCCTTCTCCACTTACTGCAAGACCTGTTCTTCCTCATCCAAGAACATCTGAAAACACTAATTCTACACCAAGAAGAAGTTTTAACGGCAACCCTTTTTCGCGACCTTCAGTTCTTTCAACCCATAGAGGATTAAACCCCGTTACTCCTTTCAATAGCCCTGCTGGTGAGTAatttccccttctttcttttactCCATTTTCTTGATTTGAAATGTACAAAAAAGGCAATTTTCCCTTCTTTTACTCCATTTCTTGATTTGAAACGTACAAAAATTGTAATTTCCCCTTCTTTTACTCCATTTTCTTGATTTGAAACGTACAAAAATTGTAGTTTCCCCTTCTTTTTACTCCATTTTCTTGATTTGAAACGTCAAGAATTGTTGCAAGATTTCTTAAGTTACTTTGTTGTTTTCTTGTTTTGTTTGTGGTTTTTTGCAGATTCAGCGAAAAGGGTGTCTAATTCAGGGAAAGAAGGGTTGGTTTTTGTGGAGGATAAAGAGAACGAGTTGAAAGCAGCGAAATTGAGGTCACCGGCAAAGGGTTCAAAGAATTTCATGTCTCCAACGATTTCAGCTTCTTCCAAGATTGCTCAATCCCCTAAAAAGAAAATCTTGGTTGAAAGAAACGATCCTGTTAGGACTTCAATCACTTTGTCTGATGGTAAAGCTACATTCTTTTCTCAAGAgcataataataatcaaaattcTGATAATATAAAATCTTTGGAAGGAACTGAGAATGTTATGATGGAGCCTAAGGAGACTGTTCATCCAGTTACCAAACCCCAGAAAAAGGTAACATTTTTAGAGGTACCTTCAAATTACAACAATGACCCTGAATCCCATTCTGATACTGTAACCATGGATTCAGACCTTTCCAATGATGTAATAGCCCCACTTGATGCTGATCCCTCTTTACCTCCATATAACCCTAGAACTAATTACCTCTCTCCAAGGCCTCAGTTTCTTCACTATAAACCCAACCCAAGATTTGAAGTTTTACTGAATAAGGAAAAAGGTTTGGATGTAGGAGAACCAAAGAGTCTAGAAGACAGTTTCTTGTCTGAATTATTGTCCGATAACTTTTCAGACATAGATGGTAGTGAAAGTTCTTTAACAGAAGATTCACTAAAAGAATCTGAGGGTTCTTCTTCAGAAGAAGTGATAGTTGAtaaagaagaggaagaggaagaggagccTAAAGTTTCTGAACCTGTAATACCTGTTGCTGAGGACATTTCTGAAGCAAAAATGACAGCAAAACCAAGGTCCTTTAAAACGATATCAAAGTTTTTTTCTCTGCTGTTGGTACTTATGATTGGTTTCATATCGTTTTCAATTACTGATTCTCCTATACTTGCTGCTACTCCTGGTTCTATAGACTTAAGATTCTCTAATCTCAGTATTCCATCAGATATTCCAATCCTGGCTAAGGCTAATAGTCACTTTAAGCAATTCTCAGGTGAAGCCATTTCTTATTTCTCAAAGTTGATTTATGACATTGGTAGAATAGATTACGCGCAAAAGCCTTTAAAATTCATGAACTTGACTGATCTACAAGAGAGTAGCAGCATATATCATGGATATATTAGTAGTGAGGAATTGGATAAAGTGCTTGAACCAATTGAATTGGATGAGGATGAAGAATCTGAAACTGAACCTGATGAGGAAGAAGTTCAAATGGAAGGTGATTTAGATGATGAAGTGGAAATTGAAGGAGCGCGTGAATTAGAGATTGAAGAAATTTCCTCAATTCAATTAGCTGAAGTAAATGAAGTGGAAATTGAAGGAGCGCATGAATTGGAGATTGAAGAAGTTTCCGCAATTCAATTGACGGAAGTAAATGAGGCTGATAGCTTAGAAAAGGATTTAGGACAAGGACAGCATGACTTGGTGGAGACCGAAGAAGTTTCTGTTGTCCTAGCTAAGGAAAATGAATCTGACAGTTCAGAAAGGGATTTAGACCAAGGGCTTACAACTTCTGATGTTGAGCTTGAGTTGGCTGAATCCAAATCTGCCATTGCTGATAACTCTATCAGTACTGATCTTGTCGTTATTGAGTCCGTGAATGACAATCCTGAAAGCTTAGTGAAATATGATTCTGCTGTTGAAGATGCCCAACCTTTGGAAATGCTTGATAGACATGATGGAGATAATGTTGGAGCATATCAGATCCTGGGAATTTCCTCACTTGTATTGGGTGTGCTTGCTGCTACAGTTCTCTATGTGAAGAGTAGAAGTGATAAGACTTTGCATCCATTAGCAGCTCATGCTGATCAAGTCTCAAGTAAGAAATTTGATAAGCATTCCTCTCAAAACTGGCCCACAGAGGTCGATGTTGCGGGAGAGTCTTGTCCTTCAGAAATGAGCAGCTTTCAGATAAGTTCATCTTATAGCAAGAAATATCCCAAATCAGAGAATGATGAAGCTCAAAGCATTGAAAAGAAGCCTAGAAAGAGTAACAGGAGAGAGTCCTTGGCTACATCTGAGTTCTCAATGGGAAGTTTCACTACATATGAGAGGATTCATGTGAGTATTGGCTTAGTATATTCTACCTTGTTTGGAACTGAAACAATTCTTATTGAATACCCTAATCTATTCTGTTACTTATATACTTCCTGCTCTTTTTCTTGTGATTTTAGGCAAGTGGAGGAGAAGAAGTCATCACCCCTGTAAGGCGCTCGAGCAGAATTAGAAGCCATGTCGTTTCCCCGTGAAGATTCTGAAGTCATGTCACTGCTGCATTGACAACTGAAGACATGCTTTTTGC
The sequence above is a segment of the Lycium barbarum isolate Lr01 chromosome 6, ASM1917538v2, whole genome shotgun sequence genome. Coding sequences within it:
- the LOC132598910 gene encoding uncharacterized protein LOC132598910, which translates into the protein MAVSSNRSPSPLTARPVLPHPRTSENTNSTPRRSFNGNPFSRPSVLSTHRGLNPVTPFNSPADSAKRVSNSGKEGLVFVEDKENELKAAKLRSPAKGSKNFMSPTISASSKIAQSPKKKILVERNDPVRTSITLSDGKATFFSQEHNNNQNSDNIKSLEGTENVMMEPKETVHPVTKPQKKVTFLEVPSNYNNDPESHSDTVTMDSDLSNDVIAPLDADPSLPPYNPRTNYLSPRPQFLHYKPNPRFEVLLNKEKGLDVGEPKSLEDSFLSELLSDNFSDIDGSESSLTEDSLKESEGSSSEEVIVDKEEEEEEEPKVSEPVIPVAEDISEAKMTAKPRSFKTISKFFSLLLVLMIGFISFSITDSPILAATPGSIDLRFSNLSIPSDIPILAKANSHFKQFSGEAISYFSKLIYDIGRIDYAQKPLKFMNLTDLQESSSIYHGYISSEELDKVLEPIELDEDEESETEPDEEEVQMEGDLDDEVEIEGARELEIEEISSIQLAEVNEVEIEGAHELEIEEVSAIQLTEVNEADSLEKDLGQGQHDLVETEEVSVVLAKENESDSSERDLDQGLTTSDVELELAESKSAIADNSISTDLVVIESVNDNPESLVKYDSAVEDAQPLEMLDRHDGDNVGAYQILGISSLVLGVLAATVLYVKSRSDKTLHPLAAHADQVSSKKFDKHSSQNWPTEVDVAGESCPSEMSSFQISSSYSKKYPKSENDEAQSIEKKPRKSNRRESLATSEFSMGSFTTYERIHASGGEEVITPVRRSSRIRSHVVSP